CTCTACTTCGAGACGAAAGCGACGATCATCGGAAGAGGATGATTGTTTGATAGCTAAGGACAGGAAAGGTAAGAAGGCCCTTTCTGATGCCCACTTTGTGGCTACCTATACCGAAAAGGGGAAGGATGCCAATTTTAATTGCTCCATGAGCAAGGGAGGAAATATCTCTAATGCTAATGAGTGTGTGTCTGACAAAAATCGTACTGGAAAGTCAAGATCAAGCTGCATAACTGGTAATGGGAAAAGGAAGGTTGCATTCTCTAACTCGAAGAGGAAAAATTCTTCAATTCAGATTTCTCCATCAACTTATGATCAACTTCTCCAAGGGAAACAAATCAAGGTTTTTAAGCCTAGGGATTATTCTTGGATGTCGGTATGCATAGCTCGGAAGAACGGAACAGAAGAACAGGTGCACCAAGATTCAAATACAAGTGGTTATGAGGAAAATGTTCTTTTAGGTGAGACCTTAACAACAATGGAGGAAACTGTCACCACTAAGGACATTAGTGAGTACGGGCAACAGACGGATACGAACCTCGTTCCCGAGGCTTATGACATTGTGTCATGCCTTGATTTCCAAACTCGCTTAAAGAACAATTCGTCAACAACTACCCATTTCGTTTTCTCAACATTGGCTCCAAAGCACAAAATCCTAGCAATACCAAGGTCGATCCCACCTCACGTTACTCCATCTAAGGTAAGGAAAAGGGGAAGCTACCAGAAgcgtcttttttttttcaaggtAGGTATTGGTGACAAACGGAAATTGTCACTGCGTCTTTTAAGTCACTTTGAAAGCAATGTAAGAGCAAAAAAAAGCTCGTAGTAGTTATTTAGTTCCTGTTTGTATGTTTTAGTTCTTCTTTTGCcagtgtcaaaaaaaaaaaaaaaaacaaaaacaaaaaacatcgAATTTCAAGTTCATTCTGTACTATAAAAGTTAGCCATATCTCTATTCTCTAACTAGTGATGCTGTGAAAGGTTGTATAATGACATCAGAACAGGAATTTAGTTGTAACGaaataattttaagttttttaatatgcacgcacgcatcgcgtacATATAAGACTAATAGTTAATTAAAAGAGCttgaatacgaagtatatttttcCACAAAATTTGACGACTAAAAGGTATAGTTctcaaattttcctaaatttattttacacaTACCTTTTCTTAGTACGAAGCATaatatatagtttttttttttccggataCGGATACCATGATAGATATTGTAACACCGTGAGTTATTGGTCCGCATTTAGACTAGCTCGGATGCTTTATGGTGACGCTGAGTGTTACCTTCGATGCCTATGGTGGTATACTAAGGGATATTCTAGCTCGATGGTGAGTTAGGCAACTGGTCGTCAGCTCAATGATACAGTGCATAGCTCGTGGCAACTCGACGATAGCTCATTGAAGCTCTATGGTGTAGGCGTGTAGTTGACTAGCTGAGCTAATAACCGGCACCTCCAAAAGCATAGCTTTAGCCTCGACGAAGTGCAAGTGAGCTCGAAGCTAAGCATGGGCTTGCACAGGGTTCCTTTGAGCTAGTCAAGGTGACTAGGAGCTGGTGCGCAGCCCAACATGGGCTGATGCAGCACATAAGCTACCTAGTAGCGTGCAGGTCAGCTAGGACAGTCGACGAGCTGAGCTAGGGTTGGTCATGCGAGTGGGTGAGCTAAGCAGCTGGACCTATATAGGTAGCTAGCTGGGCACAATTTGCAGTGGGTGCAGCTGGTGGTCGGTGTTCCTTGGGCGCGCGCACATGCATGGCAGATTGGGGAACAAGTGCTTGGTAGTTTGCGGCGGTTTGCAGTTTGAATAAAGCGCTGAGTCAGCGAGCAGTTGAGGTTAAGAGGATAAGATCTCCACGTTGGACATGGCAAATGCATTGCTGTTGTTTTTGGCTTGTAACCGTCGCCTATGAGAGGGGATTGTCTCTCTCATGCGCCTATAAATAGGTGACCTTGAGGGTTGTCCAAGGGATTCACGAATCGAATATTCTCTTTGTATAATTGTTGTATGATTTGTTGCCTTAGAAATAAAACTAGTAAACGCCATATACCTGTGCTTTATTTCTAAGTACAGTGTATCGTTAATCTGCAATTACGCGAAAGGGGCGAAATACCCTCCTTGGGCGTGAGAGTAGGCTGATTCGAGGGAGGACTCGAGTGCCGCACGGCGCAAAGAAATTCATGCTGTGACAGATACCATGATAGCAATGAATGCTCACTGACAAAatttgaccaaaaaaaaaaaacttaaaaggAGTTCTAAAAATTGGGAAAGGCttcctaaactaaaaagtaaCAATGGTacaaattattttcctaaaaccgATACACTACCCGTACAAATTCTAACATGATATGCTGCCCTGTAAGCTCACTACACATAAACAGGATGCAcctttttttgagggaaacaggATGCATTTTCTTCAGCATAAAATGGCGATAAACATAAAGCAGGCAACGTAAAGCCTGACAGAATTGTGTCCTGACAAATCAAGGCAATAAGCATAATCTGAACTGCAAATGATCTGCtagctctctgcaaagcataAGCGTAATCTTAGCCATATAGTGCACGCCATGGTTCCTTTGGTTTTACTGTTTCCCCAATACTCAATTTGATTCGGTTCTTGATGAAGCACAACGAAAATGCACTTGCCAAAATTTCTCCTACTTCATGAAGTACCTATTGAGAAAAAATGTTGGAGATTATTACCAATATCCATAATAGTTTAACATGTACACATAGCTTTTGAGAAGTCGCACACTGTCAATGGAAGCCAAAATATAAAGTTCCCAATTCCAAGACAAAAGTTCTAAACCACTATAACAAAAtccggaaaagaaagaaaaattggATAAAAAGTTCTAATTCAAATCACCTTAAAAAATgtgatgaaaaggatattaactTCCTAGCTGTCAAATTACCTTGTATGAAAAAGGCGCTGTTTAATAATTTTTCGCAATTTTTTCACAAATTGATGAAGCTGATAGTCAAGTATACATACAGGAGGTGAAGGCCTGAAATGAAGACATTGAATAAAATGGTGGTTTGAGACtaatgcaaaatggaaacattgAATAAAATATTTGAAGTTCAACCCTCAAGTACGTGTCCTCGTATTTATCAAGGGGCAAAAGGAGTCGAAATATAGGCTATAATTTGACAGATCACAAAAGCGAATCTAACAAAGGTCTACGAAAATTGAAAAGGGAACTTAACAAGTTTGCAAAATGTCCATATTACTAGTAAGTAATACCTTCTGTATGGCAATTCACTGAATTGAACTAGATTGAGAAGCTAGCAACGTggacaaacaaataaaaatagagtgTCTATAGCTGAAAGTACAGTACCTCATGCTCTCCTTTCATGCCTCTTTTGCCAATAAGGACAGCAGTTGGACAATTAAAGAATTGAACTAGCTGAAGCAAGCAAGTCAATGGCTCATAGTTGATCTGCAAAGACAAAGGTGGCTTCTCAGCTTCTCGAAGCATGTCTTCAGTGAACTCTGTTACTGGCCCCAAGTGCAAACCATACAGAGAAGACCTATTGTTGTTAACGGAAGAATCTTTATCTTCACACTTGAGCTTTGTTGCTGGAAGAATGTATGGGAGTATCAGACTCACAGTGGACGACAAGCTTTCACCTCTAATTGACCTCAAGACCTCGTTAACTATGCATGACAAAATTGGGGGTTCATAATATTCCAAAAGCAACAATGAAACCTGTGGAAAAAAATCAACTTTAATCATCAATACTTATTAACTTTTCGGTCCAACCGTATGAACCACATGTTCAAACTATTGTTCTAAAAAAGGAATATACAGGGAGACATATATTATTGATCCCATATCCCTAAATGGTCTAAACGTGTAACATGCTTTAGTTTACTATCTGGCAGCGCGTTAGGATGCTACATGTTCAGGTGTTTCAGATTCTTTATCTAAGCATGCAGCAGCACACATGATTTCAAGTTGTCAAAAGTTTAGAATTTTTGAAACAGATAGCGAGAAGAGAAATAACTCCTCCTGTGAGTGTCGCGTATGCTGCATTCACTGCCGGTCCCAAACCTGGAAAAAGGAGGAGGGTTGCGGTAGGTTAGTGGCGGCCAGAGGTAAAACTAAGTCTATATCATGTCATGAATCGACAATGGAATATCGTGGGGGCATCCCCTTCTCAGCGACACGCTACACCTCTTAAGCTGGGTATAGTGAAAAATATGTGATGGTTGCTAGGTCGTCGCCTAGAAGCGGTTCGCCACCCCTACACCTGGGGGTGGTGTCAAATATGCAACGGTGCGCTACGCTTCCTAGACCCGGGTGTAGTGGAAAATATGCAAGGGTTGCTAGATCGTCGCCCAGAAGCGGCGCGCCACCCGAGGGTGGTGTTAACTATCCAATGTTTCATGGTAAGGGTAAGGGTAGTAGGTTGCGTTTTGGGACTCGGAACATTGGCTCTTTGACAGGGAGATCAGTCGAATTAGTAGAGGTTATGAGAAGGAGGAGAATTAACATATTATGTTTGCAGTAGACCAAGTGTGTTGTAAACAAGGCAAGAGAAATAGCTCCATGGGATTATAAGCTTTGGTATGCGGGAAAAACTAGGGGTAGGAATGGGGTAGGTATCCTTATTGACCGAGAATATATTGATGATGTAGTGAACGTGTCTCGAAAGAGTGATCGAATTATAAGTATTAAGCTTGTGATAGGAGATGAAGTTGTAACTATTGTGAGTGCCTATGCACCACAAGCGGGACTAGATGCTTCAACTGAACAAGAATTTTGGGAGGATTTGGAAGAAGTGGTGCAACGCGTCCCTAGAAGTGAGAAACTGATCATTGGTAGGGATCTCAACGGACATGTGGGCTCGAGTCGCGATGGATTTGAAAGCATTCATGGTGGTTTTGGGTATGGGGATCAGAATGATGCGGAAAATGctattttggattttgcattGGTATATGACTAGGGTATAATGAACACTTGGTTTGAGAAAAAATACTCTCACCTAGTAACCTATAGGAGTAGAGGTAATACGAGTCAGATCGACTTACTTTTAGTAAGGATTGCTTTGAGACAGTGCTACACCAATTGTAAGGTGATTCCGGGTGAGAGTACATCAACCCAACATAGACTTGTGGACTTCAAGGAGAGCAACAACTAAAATTTGTGGAAATGTTGGCAAGTGAATGTATTTAGGCCGGTGATATAGATTTGGATATAGACTCATTATGGACAAGAATGGAGCACACCATAAAGGGAGTGGCGAAAGAGGTCCTAGGGAAATCTAAAGGAATCATGCCACTAAGTAAGGACACATTTTGGTGGAACGAAGTTGTACAACAAGTTACAAAGAGCAAACGAGAATGCTATAAAGAGTTGGgaaaatgtagaagtgatgACTGCTGAGAACTACGAGAAGTACAAGGAGGCTAAAAGGGAAGCAAAGAAGGTCGTAAGAGAGGTTAGAGCAAAGGTGAATCAGGATCTTTACGAAAGATTGGATACAAAAGAAGGGGAAAATAACATTTATAGACGTGCTCGAATGAGAGATAGAAAGACGCAAGAAATCGAGAGGATTAAATGTGTGAAAGACGTTGATCAAAAAGTTTTGGTGGAAGATAGGGAATCAAGGATAGATGGAGGTTCTACTTTGATAACTTGTTCAACGGGGACCAAGGGTGCGATATTGGAGATACATATATCCCTCGGGATATGGTTAACTAGACTTTATGCAAAGAATTCAAAAGAGAGAAGTCGAAATGACATTGAAAAAGATGGGACGCAAGAGGGCAGTGGGGCCCGATGGCATAACTATCGAAGTCTAGAGATGCTTGGGAGAGAGAGGTTGTTTGGTTAACCCCGTGGCACCTTCCCACTTCAACTAACCTGCTTTGATTCTTTGGGTCACATCGTCATccaattctccatccttttggataatgATCCTAAACCGAGTTAATAATAGAAACCGAGTTTGCTTGTATTAATCCAGCTCTAGTTCAGAcattttgtaaaatatttctCGAGTGTCTTAATTATGCTGCGTAGTCCATTCAACACaagtcaacaatattccccctttttggtgatgacaacaaaaacaaactttcactaaatataattataatcaattagcataaatttaaaacttagaaaataaaataagtaaaataaaataagtttagaaaaaaatttaaattatcgaaataaaattaaggaaaaaaaaattaattttaattaatgaaataaaattaaaaacgaaataaaaaaaatagcaaaaatttattttagCTTACATCGAGAAGAGAGTAGTGAGACATGGACTCAAGTTATCAATTTGAGAGTGTTTGCATTCATTTTaccctgttggcattaacaaaaagtagaaaaaCACAAGACTAATATATACCAATTATAGCGCCCTCTGATCAACGGTTGACAAACTAAGTTAGCCTTAAAGGTAAGTTTCAATGTACTAAATTTGAgtacaaaacataataattaacaagccaagttttagagatacgatcttttaggagttccacttaaaataaaagaaataaaagtcGTAATGTCTCCAAACAGAGGGTTACataccaaaaataaagaaaaagaaaaagttttGTTAAATCAAAAACATAATGTAACACAAATAGCTAGGATCAGGGAAAATAGAATGGGTAGGAGGCAAATTTAGGTTTGGCTGCAAGATCCTCAAGCATGTGaaggacttgaatccatatttTGAACCCCAGACGCTAAAGCTTTCACTTGTTCCTGTAGTTGAAGCATGAGCATTTGTGGTTTCCTGAAGAAGCATCATTCGATCCATATCCTTTCTCAACTGCATCACTTGTTCCTTGAGATCCTCCTTGGTGGGATCATGGGATCTTAAGGAACTCTAGGAACGAAAAGCGGTAAATCCACCAAAGCCAGTAAAGGTTGAAGGAATAGTTGGAGCTAGAGCAACTGAGATAAACTTTGGTGGAGGAACAGGGATATCCACCTTAGGTGTAGGAACAGGGGTTGATATTTTTTCAAGTAAAGCATGTTCCATTTCCTCCTTCTCAATTTCTACAGCTTCCTCTAATTCTTCCACTTTCTCGTCATCATCCTCATTATCACATGATATATCAACAAACAACGGAAGATTATTCACTATAGGAGCCCTAGTAGAGACCCTTATTCTCCTACGTTTCCCTTGAGGAACACCCTTAGACACCACTTTTTCTACCTTCTTTAATTTTGTAGCCTTAACAACACCTTCCTCCTTCTCACTATAATCCTCTTCCACATTACCCGAGGACCAACACAATCTCCCATTCACCACTTGTAATTTCATGCTTCTCATCAAATCACTTTTAAACAATTTGTTGACTAGTGAGAGGAAATTCTCCATAATCATGCAAATCCACAGAAAAGCTTTGAAGCACCAAagtcaacaaagaaacatatcCAACTTTATAATCAGATGAACACAATAGGATAAGTGTTTAATCATTAAAGCAGGGAAATTGattggaattttatgttctagGCAGTACATTAGGGAAGCACCATAAAGATTGGCCAAGGTCCTCTTTTGTGTACGAGGAACAATCCCTCTCCTAACAAGATTAAAAAGCAGTTTGGGTTGGGAACTGATTTTGGTTAGTTAAAGAACATTGGGAAAGATCACCACCAATTGCCTCCACAAGTTGCTCATTAGTTACAACACCAATTTTAATTTGTGCAGTTGCCCCCTTAACATACAAATCATATCCTGCATTAGGCACACCCAACAACTTCGCAATATAATCGGCATTGAAATCAAATGAAGTTCCATTTACACTACTATAGCATACACCATTCACACATTTAAAATTAGCACGAAATGCATTCATTGATTCCGGAAAAATTGGGGTTCTAGAATGGAAACAAAAGAGGCTTACCCATTCCTGATGTTTTAGAATGTCCATGAGTTCCACAATATTTGTTTCACACCAAGTCTGATTAATTGCAAACCCCTTAACAGAATTTGCTTCCTCTGCCGAAGAAACCCGGGTTGGAGTAATTTCCCCCTGAGAGCGTGCTTTGCCGGTTTTTGGAAGGACCCCACCACCCGACCGCCGCTGCCTTTTCACGGGTCGGTGGGGCTCCTCCATGGTTGTGGTTTCGAACGGGTTAAACCCGCGGGCCAGATCCTTCAAAGAATCGCGGGCCACCAGCGTCGGTGACCCACGTTCCTGCGCTGGTGGCGCCTGCTGACCCAGACTCGACTCAGAATCGACTGCCGCCCTCTCTAACCCAGCCATCTCCTGCCGTGACCCGTCAACCACACGCGACCCATCCTCCCTCTCTAACCCATTCGAGACCACCACCGTGGAGGAGCCCCACCGACCCGCGAAAAGGCAGCGGCGGTCGGGTATTCTCGGGGGGAAATTACTCTCCTTCGGCAGAGGAAGCAAATTCTGTTAAGGGGTTTGCAACTAATCAGACTTGGTGTGAAACAAATATTGAGGAACTCATGGACATTCTAAAACATCAGGAATGGGTAAGCCTCTTTTGTTTCCATTCTAGAACCCCAATTTTTCCGGAATCAATGAATGCATTTCGTGCTAATTTTAAATGTGTGAATGGTGTATGCTATAGTAGTGTAAATGGAACTTCGTTTGATTTCAATGCCGATTATATTGCGAAGTTGTTGGGTGTGCCTAATGCAGGATATGATTTGTATGTTAAGGGGGCAACTGCACAAATTAAAATTGGTGTTGTAACTAATGAGCAACTTGTGGAGGCAATTGGTGGTGATCTTTCCCAATGTTCTTTAACTAACCAAAATCAGTTCCCAACCCAAACTGCTTTTTAATCTTGTTAGGAGAGGGATTGTTCATCGTACACAAAAGAGGACCTTGGCCAATCTTTATGATGCTTCCCTAATGTACTGCctagaacataaaattccaatCAATTTCCCTGCTTTAATGATTAAACACTTATCCCATTGTGTTCATCTGATTATAAAGTTGgatatgtttctttgttgactTTGGTGTTTCAAAGCTTTTCTGTGGATTTGCGTGATTATGGAGAATTGCTTCTCACTGGTCAACAAATTGTTCAAAGTGATTTGTTGAGAAGCATGAAATTACAAGTGGTGAATGGGAGATTGTGTTGGTCCTCGGGTAATATGGAAGAGGATCATAGTGAGAAGGAGGAAGGTGTTGTTAAGGCTACAAAATTAAGGAacataagtattttggtacgtttttaattgaaaatattaactgtaattataaaagagttttaataagaaaatctttgttaataaataaaatgaatttaataaatataaacataggattctaaattatattttccttattttccaaacaaaagattttccatgatccttaaaactctcctcaGTATTTTTCAATTAAACGTGCAAGTAGTGTTGGAAttggtctcccttgtttctctccaactatgcctatgttactgagcagtaacagttAGTGGAAGTTGAGGGAAACATGGGTATccaaccttaggtaaaactcctctataaaagaaaaagagtttttgctttttcaaacacacaactgatctttgcaaaatatatcttaagagAATCAGTTTACAAAAatagtgttccttgagttccttattgctataagctttattacgtactagagggTTTGttatcaaattgtattttgggtttaagggttgagtgatccttgagtgacttagagttaagtcagagagagaaatagTGAGAAAGAGGAACACAGTAATCAACGGGgtttgctgtggggaactcgtgttcgagaggaactcgtgttcgagaggaactcgagttaaagagcgtatttgtaatagaggtaTTACATTAATACAAATGAGTTGTGAGGTTCTTgctgattagtgtcaagaaggttcctcagtttcatatctttcttcgctTATTGATCACagtttctttattgtttaaattccacAAGAAACTTAACCAAATTCctaagaaacaattcaccccctcttgtcaagtgttcctactaaACTATCAAGACTCAACTAATCTATATCCATCAATCACCAACATTATTTGGGGAAATTATCAGTTCCAATTAGATCATCCGCCGCGAACCCAACAGCTTAACAAAACAGAAATAGTCCCTCATACCCAATTTCACAGCTCCAGATCAAAAGGGGCCAAAGTAAATCCCACACTTAACTACTACTAGAGTACTAGTACCAACTAATTCTTCAATGCTCCAAAGAAAAATTTCTTCAACAGTCACAGAATATTCCAAACAagggttttaaaaataaaacatcCCTAATTATCATCAaattagaaaaaggaaaaaaaaaaaaatcaatgcaTTACCTGCAATAAACCCTTGTTATCAGTGAAGTTAGCGATGCTACCACATGCTTTTTGATCCTTAATCCCATATTGTTCCAAAGATAGCTCAATTTTTTCTTCTCTACAAAATAGCAATCAgaaaaaagttaaaaattaaacaaatttaaaaaaataaaaatgaaaaggaATTAAACATACGATCTTTGAAGAAGTGAATCAGGAGTTGGCTGAAGAGCGTCGAAGATTGCCGCACTGAAACCCTCAGGATCGTTGATGAGGAATATCAATTTTGATGCTACcttcatttttctctctccgtTGCTTCACTTTACTGTTCGTTTGGGAAATATGAGCTCCAACTATTTTTCTTTATTCGAATTTCAGGCAACGCTGGTGCTGGTGGCCACCCGCTAACTCAAGTCACAACTCACAAGCCCCATAAAGCCAtaatttatctatttatttcagtcacGGCTCTTTTGGCATGAGAATGGGATAGGGATAGGGATAGGGATAGGGACAAAGATAGCCATAAGTGGGATAAGGAGGCATTTAATCCTTATCCCTATCCCTCATAAATTGCCAATTTCTTATAAACAAACAATGGATAGTAGTAAATAGGGATAAGAAATCATTATCCCTCCTCTTTATCCCTCTAAACAAACGAGCCGTCAGAGGTAAATATTCGGGGTTTGGGTTGTAAGCCCATTTAAAACGTGTCGGGAtatctttttatattttaaataaagTTTTGTGTGCTCTCCTTCCGTGTCTGGACGTCGTGTTGAAGTCtaattttacaaattttaacGTGGTGGTGTCATGTCGGGTCATGCCGTGCCTTATTGTGCTTTTTACGGAAAAATGTGGCCCAAGCCCGGCATACGCAATCGTGCCAGCGACGGGCCTTTTGTGCCCATGTCTGGCCAGTTTTTCCCGAGGCCCGGCCCATAACCATCTGTAGTCAAAGGTGCTCATTTGCGGACATGGGAGAAAAACGGATTGGGCATAAGTTTACTTTTGTGTCCAAGGAGCCTAAACTGACAAAACTAAGCTCTGATTTGCACGCTTGACTTCTTGCCATAGCATCATGTAGACAAGGAACTATATTCCAATCTCATATATGTTTTGACAAAAACATATCAGACCAAAAATGGTACTCATAAGTTTAAAAATGGTACTCATAAGTTCAAATATGGTACTCAGAATCTCAAAAATGGTACTCATACGTTCAAAATGGTGTTCATTTCTCAAATATAGTATTCAAAAGTTTTTAAAAGTGCTATTACCACCGTGCCTTCAGATATGTGTTTGGAGGCACATATCTCATGTAGAGATTGTAGACACCtcatttgtttcttttttgaTGTATCATCCAACGATCAAACTTAACCAATTTGTTTAAATTGGTCCGAACTCAAATTATGTAGGGCCGGGAATGCTAAATGGACAAAAGTATCATTCATGTTGCATAAACATATATTTTGAACTTGCTTGTTATGATGGTATCGATGTTGGGCAGGAGAATATTTAAGAGGAAATTGTTGAAGTCCAATCAATGTTGATCAAGAAAAATTCAGCTATTGGTGTTGGTTActaattttattgttccggGAACCATAGAAGACATAGATATGCAAATATGTGTTATTGTTATGGTCTCTAAAGAGAGTGAACATGACAATTGACAAGGAAAGAGGCCAAGAGGGGATAAAATGAAGAAGAATGTAAATTTagtaattagttttttttttaaaaaaaaaacttctttTTGAGGAAATCTAGTAATTAGATTAGCTTAGATGAAAAAAATATGTTGATGAAAGAAGTATGTAATTACTAgtgagtactccctccgtatttatttaagagatacacttgccttttctggccgtatttatttaagggatacacttgtcatatttagtaacttatcaaccccaccatctaattaaataatacatctaatttaccctatgacccaccatcctattaaacaaataatttcataaaccaaCCTCACTTCCCACCTACCAAAATGACATGATCcccacttatttaattattaaaatatctatccaaccccacttgctttattattttatttcattcaattattcttcttaatacccgtgcccggccaaatgtatctcttaaataaacacggagggagtataattcttggaaaaactcttgttagaaaataatttaggccttgttctttagagctgaactgaactgaactgaactgaactgaatgctcctgaactgaactgaactgaactgaatgctcctgaactgaactgaactgaactttactgaacttaacagaatatattaccgaaataaataataaataataaataataaataataaataataaataataaataataaataataaataataaataataaataataaataataaataataaataataaataataaataataaataataaataataaataataaataataaataataaataataaataataaataataaataataaataataaataataaataataaatataataataataataaataataaataataaataataaataataaataataaataataaataataaataataaataataaataataaataata
This sequence is a window from Spinacia oleracea cultivar Varoflay chromosome 1, BTI_SOV_V1, whole genome shotgun sequence. Protein-coding genes within it:
- the LOC110801967 gene encoding uncharacterized protein, whose product is MKVASKLIFLINDPEGFSAAIFDALQPTPDSLLQRSEEKIELSLEQYGIKDQKACGSIANFTDNKGLLQVSLLLLEYYEPPILSCIVNEVLRSIRGESLSSTVSLILPYILPATKLKCEDKDSSVNNNRSSLYGLHLGPVTEFTEDMLREAEKPPLSLQINYEPLTCLLQLVQFFNCPTAVLIGKRGMKGEHEVLHEVGEILASAFSLCFIKNRIKLSIGETVKPKEPWRALYG